From the genome of Candidatus Tectomicrobia bacterium:
ACCGAGCAGGAAGTCCACCGGGGCGTCGTTCGCGGCCCCGTACAGGAAGTAGATGCCGAACATGAGGGCGCTGACGTAGATGGTGGCCCTCGGGAACAGGCAAAGGGCGCTGGCCACCAGGAACCCGCCCAGCCCCACCACGGGCCCGAGGAGGGGGAAAGTCACCTCCTGCCAAGCCCAGACATCGTCCGCCGGCAGGAAGAGGTTGAACGTCCCGCCGGCGAGGAGCGTCACGTACAGCAGGAGAAGAAAAGTCGCCGCGCCCCAGACCGGAAGGCTCTCCCGCTGGAGTCCCCGCGCCAGCTGGCGCCGGCCGAGGCTCTCGGGAGAGAAGATGACGAGCAGCCACTTCCACATCATGTCGCGCACGGGTTCCTCTCCTGCGGATGGGGCACCCCTTCTTGCGGCGCCATCAAGAAGCGGCGCTCCGGAGCCCGGCGAACCGGGCTCCGGAGCGCACGCTAGGGCTGCCGGGCCTTCTCGTCCGGCCCTTCAAATTCGCGCTAGTTCACGTTGAAATTCTTTTCCTTCCAATAGCGCGCGGCTCCCGGGTGAAGCTTCAGGCCGAAGGCCTTCATGTTGGCGAGGAACCTGTCGTTCTTGGCGTTGTCCAGCGCCTCCCGGAGCGGCTTGTACGCGTTCACGATGAAGTCGCGGTTCTTGGGGTCATAGAAATGCCTCGTCACCTCGTAGACGACCTCCGCGGGCACCTTGTCGTGCGCCGTCAAGAAGACGCCATAGGCCACCGTGGCGATCTTCTTCTTCTCCATGCCCTGATACACGCTTACGTCCACGGTGTCCTTGTAGTACCCCTTGCTGATCGAGATGAACTTGTTGATGACCTTATCCGGCAGGTCGAGAATCCGGACTGGCCGGCTTTGGGCCGCCTGGAGAATCGAGGGACTGGGAAGCGGATTCGGGATTCCGAAGGCGTCCAGCTTGCCGTCCACCACGTAGGTCGCCGCGTCATCCCACTTCAGATAGTCCTTCCGTACGCTTCCCAATATCCCCAGCGTCTCCAGGATGACCTCGGTCATGTAGACGGTATTGCTGCCCTTGGGGCCCATGCTGACGCGTTTGCCCTTCAAATCCATGTAGGACTTGATGGGGCCGTCAGCGAGCACCGCCATCTGGAACCAGGAACTCGTCATGGGGCCGACACCGCGGAGATTGGTGGCCTCCTTGTCCTTGGCGAAGGGGGCGATCTTCCGCTGGATGGAATCGACGAAGACCCCGTTCGTCAGGGCGAACTCCACCCGGCTATTGGCAAGCATCCGGGTGTTCGCCACGAAACCGGCGGTTTCCTGGTTGGTCATCTTGACTGCCTTGCTCTCCTTGTTCACCACCTCGGCGATGGCGCCCGCCTGGCGGAACGCCCCCGCCCCCTTGCCCGCCCCCACGATTGTCGCCTGGGTCATGGCGGCCTGGGCGCCCGGCCCCAAGACCATTCCCGCCAGGAGCGCAATGGCGGCCATGCTTGCACAACGCCGTACGGTTCGCATTTTCCTTCTCCTTTTCATGTTTGGCCGAGGCACTGCAGAGACGATGTATTCTTGGAGCAAAACAAAGGAAAGCGCAGAAAGATATAAAATCACCCTCCTTTGGAGAAAACTGGAGGCTGACCTGCCGCTGATTAGGATGCGTGGCCGAAAGCACTCTATCGGAAGGTATGGGGGCAGATCAAGACGTAATTTCGCGGATTTTCATAGGCTTATCGGGACATGCCGGGGGCGGCTGGCACCAGGAAAACGGAGACCTTCCAGTGGCCGGCGAGAAGAAAAAAGAAAAAAAGAGGGGCCGCCGGCCCTGGGCGGCGGCCCCCCGGTTTGTCCGTTTAGTTGACGTTGTAGTTGCGCTCTTTCCAGTACCTCTGGGCCCCTGGATGAAGCTTCAGGTCGAAGGACTTCATCACGCCGATGAACTTATCGTTCTGAGCGGCGTCGAGCCCGTCCCTGAGCGGCCGGTAAACGTTCAGGATGAAGTCGCGGTTCTTGGGAGCGTAGAAATGCTTGGCTACATCGTACACGACATCGGCGGGCACCTTGTCGTGGGCGAGCATGTACACGCTGTAGGCGATCGTCCGGATCTTCTTCCCTTCCATGCCCCGGTAGACGCTCATGTCCGCTTCGGTCTTGTAGTAAGCCTTGCTGATATTCATGAAGGCGTCCAGCGCCTTCTCCGGGATATCGAGCATTCGGATGGGGCGGCTCTGGGCGGCCTGGAGAAGCGCGGGACCGGGGATCGGGTTTGGGATGCCGAAGGAGTCCAGCTTCCCATCCACCATGTAGGTCGCCGCGTCCTCCCACTTCAGGTAGTCCTTCCGCAGGGAATCATAGATTCCCATCGTCTTGAAGACGATCTCCTGCATGTAGACGGTGTTGCTGCCCTTCGGGCCCATGCTGATGCGCTTGCCCTTCAAGTCCTCCACCGTCTTGATTCCGCTGTCCTGCAAAACGGCGATCTGGAGCCATGCCCCCGCCACCGGCCCGACGCCGCGCAGGTTCTTGGCCGCCTGGCGCTCCTTGTCGTAGGGATGCTGCTTGCGCTGGATGGCATCGACGAACACGCCGTTGGTCAGCGCGAATTCGACGCGGCCGTTGGCGAGCATCCGGGTGTTCGCCACGAAGCCGCCCGTCTCCTGGTTGGTCATGTTGACCGTCTTGCTCTCCTTGTTCACCGCCTCGGCGATGGCGCCCGCCTGGCGGAACGCCCCCGCCCCCTTCCCGGCGCCGACGATCGTGACTCGAGTGGCGGCATCCGCCCCCGTCCACGCGAACCCGAGAACGGCCGCCGCGAGCGCGGCCCTTTTCACCCACCCTCCCAAAGAACCCATTGCCTTCTCTCCTCCGGTTGAGTGCTGGCACGAACCGGCTTTCCGCACAAAGTCCGACAGGCCGAAACTGGATCGAACCCGCACGTGAGTATGATGCCTGACTATATCGGAGGCAGTCCACGCAGGCAAGGAACCGGCGTCTAGGCGGGAGCGATTTCGGACCTCCACCCCAGCTCCGCCTCGCACCAGCGCGCGGCGCTCAAGAGGCCGGCCTCGCGCAGCCGGCCCGCCCCCAGCTGGATCCCTACGGGGAGGTTCCCCTCCCCCCGCCCCAACGGCAGGGCAATCGCGGGGAGCCCCGCCTGGGTGAGGGGTTCCTGGAAGAGCGCGTTGCCGGTGGATTTTTCCCGGATGGGAGGCGCCTCCACCATCGAGGGAAACATCACCAGGTCGCAGCGCCCGAGGAGGCGGCCCATCTCGCGGGCGAGACGGGCGCGCAGGCGCTGGGCCTGCACGTAGTGCACGGCCGGCACCATCAGGCCGCTCGAGATGTTGTGCCTGATTTCCGGCGAATAGGCGTCCATGTTCTCCCGGAACATGCGGCCGTGGTAAGCCGCCGCCTCGACCCGCATGATGATGCGGTGGGCCGCATGGAGCTGGTCGAAGTCCACCGGGAGCCTTCCCTCCTCCACCGCGACCCCCTTCTCCTTCAGCCGGGCCGCCCCCCGCTCCGTCCACTCCGCCACTTCCCGGCTGGAGCGCGGGAGAAAGTCCTCCTTGAGAAAGCACACCCGGCCCGGCTTCCGGGGCGCGGAGGCGGCGGCAAAGTCCTCCGCCGGCGCCTCGAGCGAGCCGTCGTCCTCCGCGTCCGGCCCCGCCAGCGCCGTGAGGAGGCGGGCGGCGTCTTCCGCGGCGCGGCAGATGATGCCGACATGGTCGAGCGACCAGGACACCGTCACCATTCCCGTCCGGGGGATGCGCCCGTAGGTGGGCTTGAAACCCACCACTCCGCAGAAGGTCGAGGGCCGGAGGACCGAGCCGCCCGTCTGGCTCCCCAGCGCGGCGGGCGCCATGCCCGCCGCCACCGCGGCGGCCGAGCCGCTGCTCGATCCGCCCGGGCTGTGGACCGGGTTCCAGGGATTCCGCGTCTCGGCGGGGTCGGAGGTGGCGAACTGGGTGGTCACCGTCTTGCCCAGAAGGACGGCGCCGGCGGCCCGCAGGCGCGCGGCGGCCGCGGCGTCTTTCTTCGGGACGTAGCCCTTGTAGAGCGGGGAGTTGGCCTCCCGGAGCATACCCCGGACGTCGATGATGTCCTTGAAGGCCACGGGCGCCCCCGCCAGCGCGTGGGCGCCTCCCGCCTTGCGCCGCTCGTCCGCCGCCCGGGCTGCGGCGAGCGCGCCCTCGCGGTCCACCTGGACCCAGGCCTTGACCCGATCCTCGCAGGCCTCGATCCGCTCCAGGAGCGAGCGCGTCCACTCGGCCGCCGTGAGCGTCCCCTCATCCAGCCGCCGCAGGCCCTCGCTCAACGTCAGCCGCCATGCCTCTCCCGCCACTTTTCACCTCCCGTCGTAGCGAACGAAGCCTCAATCCTCCCGCCGGTCCAGTTCCTCCAGGCCCTCCAGCAGCCGGGCCAGACGCGGATTCCCGCCCGCCGGGGGCCGCCAGTCCACATGGACCACCTCGGCTCCCTCCGCGCGCAGCTCTTCGGCGAAGAGCTCGAGCCCCAGGTTCACCACCCGGAGCGGGCCGCCCATCAGGCTTTCCAGGCTCACGAGGCCTCCTCCGGCATTCGCCCGGCCAGCCCGGGCTTGAGGAGCAGCGCCAATAACCGGCAGGCCTCCGCGTTTGAGGGGAGCACCTCCACCCCCGCCTCCTCCAACCGCCGGATTTGGCCCGCCATCCCCTGTGGGTCGCGTTCGGTGCCCACCACCGATGCCACCGCGTGCAGGACCCTTCCCCCTTTCGCGGCGTCGGCCCGGGCGGCGCGCACCGCCTCCGAGAGGGCCTTCGCGGGATCCGCATGGGCCGCCTTGCCCAGCACCAGGTCGAGGAGCAGCACCCCCGCCTCCCCGGCCCCGCCCGCCCGGCGCACCCATTCGGCCCGTGCCCCCGGGTCGAGCATGGGATGCGGTTTGCCGACGGTGTAGGCATCGTCCCCCAGGTCCACGATGCGGTGGGGGGAATCCCCTCGTTCTTCGTTGTACGGAATCCTCCCCAGGAGAGGTTCGAGGAGAAGGTGGGCCTCGTGGGCCAGCGTTCCGCCCGTGTAGAGACCCAGGAGGCTCCCGAGGCGGGCTCCGCCTTGCAGGCGCGCGAGGCGCGAACGGACATCCTCCGGGTCGGAGAAGGGCCGGGGCGCCCAAGGCGCCCTTTTCAGCAGCGCGGCGGCGGCCTGGGCGGCGTCCTCCAGGGTTTCCACCCACCGCGCTGTGCTCTTGGCCGGAGGCTTCGCGCCCAGGCAGCAGACAACGGCGGGCTTTCCCATCTCCGCCAGCGCCCGTTCGAGAGGGGCGAGCACTTCCGCCTCCGGGGGCTTCGAGATGAGCACAATGATCTCGGTCCTTGGATCGCGCTTGAGGAGATCCAGGACCAGGAAGGTCATCGCACCGCCCACCCTCGCCGTCAGGTCCCGGCCGCCGACCCCGATCCCGTGCGAGATGCCCTCCCCCAGCCCCGCCAGGCGGCATGCCACCGCCTGAAGGCCCGTGCCCGAGGCGGCCACGATGCCCACCCGGCCTCGGGGCACCACGTTGGCGAAACCGACGGGCGTCCCGTTCAGGTAGGCCGTCCCGCAGTCCGGGCCCATGCAGAGGAGCCCCCGTGCGAGGGCCTCGCGCTTGAGCTCCACCTCGGCCTCGACGGGCACGTTGTCGCTGAAGAGAAAGACGTTCAGCCCGCTCCGCAGGGCACGCATGGCCTCCCGCTTGGCGAAGGGGCCCGGGACGGAGATGGCGGCCAGGTTCGCTCCAGGCAGGAGCCGCAGGGCGGCGTCGAGGGACCGGGGGGAAGCGGCCGTCCCAGGGACCGCGGGAGCGCGGCGCCGGAAGAGAAGCTCCTGCGCCTCGGCCAGCGCCTCTTCCGCGATGGAACCACTGTCGGCCAGGACGGCCAGGATCAGATCATTGGGGCCCGCCTTTTCGATGACGACCGAGGCGAGACCGGCCTGCGCGAGGATGCCGTGGTTGGAGGGAGTGCCCATGAGGGCGGCCGCTTCCCGCACCCCCTCCCCACCCCGGAGGGCCTGGGCGACCCGCATGAGCGCCACCGAGTCCTGGTAGAACGATGGGAGGACGATGCTCCGGAGCGCCACTCAGCGATCCCCCCCCTCCTTCTCCCGGCGGTAGGCGGGCATGATGGGCTCTTCCTCCTTGGCGAGTGCGGCGGCGTCGATCCGCGCCAGCATGCCCGCCATCTCCTGGGCGGCCTTCCGGGAGCGATCGTCCCGGGGCAGGCCGAAGACAGCCTGGGCCGCCGCCTCGATGCGCTCCGCCACCTCCCGCTCGCTCTCCTGCCGGTCCATGCGTCCTCCTCAGTTCGTCTCCGCCCGGCGCTCGGGCACCGCCCCGCCCCTGCGCTCGGGGAACTGGCCCTTCCAGCGCTCGAAGAGCTTCTGCTCGAGGCCCAGCGAATCCAAGGTCTTCCCCACCACGTGGTTCACCAAGTCGTCCAGCGTCTTCGGGCCGAAGTAAAAGCCCGGCGAGGCGGGCAGGATCATCACCCCTAGCCGGGAGAGCTTGAGCATGTTCTCCAGGTGGATGGCCGAGAGCGGCATCTCCCGCGGGACGAGCACGAGCCTGCGGCCCTCCTTCAGGATCACGTCCGCCGCCCGGCCCACGAGATTGTCTCCCGTCCCTGCGGCAATCTGGCCCAGCGTCTTCATGGAGCACGGGATGACGGCCATGGCGTCGAAGCCGGCGCTTCCGCTCGCGGGCCGCGCCCCGATGTCTCCCTCCGGGTGGACGACGCTCGCCCAGGCCCCCAGGTCCTTGAGGTCGAGGCCCGTCTCGTGCTGGAGCACCCGGAGGCCGGCCTTCGAGATCACCAGGTGGGTCTCCACGTCCGGGTAGGCCTCGCGGAGCACCTCCATGAAGCGGACCCCGTAGAGGGCCCCCGAGGCACCGGTAATCCCGACCACGAGCTTCATGCGTCATTCCCTTATTGTAAAAGTGATGACTTATCTTACCTCGTCCCGCGGGCGGGGGCTAGGAGACCTTCAGCGCCCGGCGGGAGCGGTTCTTCCGGATTTTCTCGAAGTCCCGGTAGAGGAGCGAGTAGTCCTTCTCCAGCATCCCAAGCGCGGCGGCCTTCTGGAGGAAGTTGCGGGTCACGGTGCCGTAGGAGGTGTCCGCGCCCAGGCGCTTCCCCATGCCGACCGCCATCGTAAGGTCCTTGAGCAGGTTGTAGACTCGGGATTTCGCGTCCCACTTCTTGGAGAGGATGTGCCTGGGGAAGCGGAACTGGCTGGCGTAGCTGCGGGCGTTGGCCACGTTGAAGACCTCGATCACGTCCTGGAGCCGGATGCCCGACCGCTCGGCCATGCGGCACCCCTCGCAGGTGGCCATGAAGATGGAGTGGGTCACGAGGTTGTGGACGAGCTTGAGGGTGTGCCCCGAGCCTGCGGGGCCGAGGAGGAAGAGCTTGGAGGCGATGGGCGCGAGACGTTTCTCGATGCGGGCGAAGGCTTTCTTGTCGCCCCCCATCATCAGAGTCAGTGTGCCGGCCTCGGCGCCGGTGGCTCCCCCGCTCATGCCGGCGTCCAAATAGGCCATTCCCTTCTTCGCCGCCAGCCTGGCCAGCTTCAAAGTGGCGGCGGGGTCGGAGGTAGTGAAGTCGCAGAGGACGGTGCCGGGCTGGCCGTTCGCGAGGATGCCCTTCCCGCCCCGGAGGCACTGGGCCACCTCCTTGGAACTGGGGACGACGAAGATGATCAGGTCGCAGGCCTTGACCATCTCGCCCGGCGCCGCGACTTCGACCCCCTTCATCCCCTCGAACTTCCTGCGGGCGGCCGGGGAGATGTCCCACACCACGAGAGGGACCCGCGCCTTGGCGAAGTTGCGCGCGATCCCCCCGCCCATGTTCCCGAGGCCCACCACGCCTGTCTTCATGTTTTTCATTAGCATCTCCACCTAAATAACTGAAATCAGGCAATTGGTTGATGTTCTTTCACTGGCTCGGTCGAAAACCAGATCTCCCCGACCGGCCCCCGCTCCAGCCGGGTGACCACCCGCCAACGCGCGTCGTCCCGCTCTGGGAAGTCGAGCCTGAAGTGGGCCCCCCGGCTTTCCTCCCTCCGCAGGGAGGCCGTGGCCAGGAGGCGCCCCAGGAGGGCCAAGTTCCGAACCGAGAGGGCGCTCTCCAGCTCCTGTCCCTGCGCCTTGTCGGAGGCATGGGCCTCATCCGCCAGGCGCATCCGGGGCATCTCCTCGCGCTCGATGCGCTCATACTCCTCCAAGGCCTCGGCGCAGCCCCGGGCGTCCCGGATGGGCCCGAGCTTCTCGTGGGCCAGCATCCGGCAGCGCAGCCGGACATCCGCCTGGAGCGGACCCTCCCTCCGGTCGATCAGCTCCTCCACCCAGGCGCGCTCCGCCTCAGGGAGGGCGATCCTCCCCGGGGCCTTGCCGGCCCCGCTCCGGGCCGCCGCCGAGGCCGCCCGGCCCGCCCGGCGCCCGAACACGAGGGCGGCCGAGAGGGCGGAGCCTCCGATGCGGTTCCCGCCGTGGATGCCCCCCGCCGTCTCCCCCGCGGCCCAGAGACCGGGGACGGGGGTGCGGCCGTCCGCGTCGATCTGGAGCCCCCCCAGCCAGGTGTGGCTGCCCGGGGCGACTTCCAGGGGAGTCTTGGTGATGTCGATGCCGCGCGAGAGGCAGGTCTTGTAGACGTGGGGGATCTGCTTCTGGATGACCTCCATGGGCACGCGGGTGGCGTCCATGAAGATGCCCCCCGTCTTCCCGGCGCGGCCCGCGTGGATCTCCTGGGCCATGGCCAGGATGACCTCGCTACGGGTGCTCTGCTCGGCCGTCTCGGGGAAGTAGCGCTTGAGGAAGGCCTCCCCGTCCCGGTTGCGGAAGATGGCGCCCGCGTTGATGAACCCTGTCGGGTGCGGCGCGAAGCCGAAGAGCTCCTCCGGCGCGCAGCACATGGCCTGGAAGTCGATCAACTCGATGCCCAGGAGGGGCGCCCCCGCGCGGAAGCCCAGGACGTAGCCGTCCCCCGTCACCTGGGGCGGATTGTCGTTCACGAAAAAGAGCCCGCTTCCCCCACCCGTGCAGAGAATGATCTCGCGCGCCGCGTAGGTCACGAGCCGGCCCCGGGAGTAGTCCACCCCCCAGGCGCCCGCGATCCGCCCGCCCTCCGTCACGAGGTCCACGATGGCGGTGTGGGGGTGTTGCGCGATGCGGGCGTCCCCCCGGAGGCGCCGGGAGAGCACCTTCGTCACCATGTTTCCCGTCGTGTCGTAGTGGTGGAGGGCGCGGGGATGGCTGTGGGTCGGGAACATCTTGAGGTCGAGCCGCTCGTTTTCGTCCCGGATAAACTCGGCGCCCCAGCTCGCCAGGTCGCGCACCACGTCGATGATGCCGTACACCCAGACGCGGGCCAGCCCGGGGTCGATCAGCTCGCCCCCGTGCTCGAGGATCTCCTTGAGGTGCAGCTCCGGGCTGTCGCCGGGCGCCAGGGCGGCGGCGAAGCCCCCCCGGGCGACCGTGGTCGTCCCGCTGGTGGCGCGGCCCTTGGTGGCCTGGATGACGCGCACCCCCGCCTCGGCGCACTCGAAGGCGGCCAGGGTGCCCGCCGCCCCCCCGCCGGCGATGAGGACGTCCGTCTCGTGAAGCTCCACCGGTATGCTCAACCGCCCTCTCCTCCGGCCGGGGCCCCCGCCCCTGCGCGCGCCATCTCCAGGAAGGCGTCGGCGCAGGCGTCCGCGAAGGCCGGGTCGTTGATGTGCAGGTCCAGCTCCTCGGCCCTTCCCCTCTTCAGGTGCGCCCGCAGGGAGCGGGCGAAGGCGGCGTCCGCCTCGGGCTGGAGCCAGGGGCCCACGGGCCGCCCCTCGAGGTCGTGGGCCGCGCGCTTCGTGTGCTCGCTGTAGCCCCGCTTGGGGATGAGAACCGCGAAGGGCCCCTTGGCCGCGTTCAGGCGCTCGGCCACCATCCGCCCCAGGGCCTCGAATTCCTCCTCATTGGTGCGCATCAGCAGGTTTTGCGGGTTATAGCGGAAGAAGGCCCGGCCCCGGTAGGCCTCGGGCACCTGGCCCGCCCAGAAGTTCGCGTGATCGAGCGCCCCCGGCACAACCACCTGGGGGATTCCCGCCTCCCCGGCCCCCCGCAGGCGGCCCTCGCCGGCGCTGTAGACGCCGCCCACCAGGAGGTCCGTCATCTCATGGGTGGTCACGTCCACCACCCCGGCCAGCTCGCCCAGCCGCGCGAGGGACTCCAGCGCCCGGCCCCCCGGGCCCGAGGCGTGAAACAGGATGACCTCGAAGCCCGCCTCCCGGAGCCTGGCCTCCACCCGGTTCACGCAGGCCGCCGTCCCCCCGAAGGAGGAGACGCCGACCAGCGGAATTTTCTTCTCCGCCGCGCCACTCCGAGTGGCCCACCCCCGGGCCATCGCGGCCGCCGCCAGGGAGGCGCTCCCGATGATGGCCCGGGTGAACCGGTTGAGGGAGAAGTCCCCAATGGAGGGGAACATGGCGATGTCGCTCTCGGCCACGAACCACTGCACCGCCGCGGTGGCGGCCACCGGGCTGACCATGACCTTGGGCAGGAGGGGGGGCAGCGCCCGCATGATGCCGCAGGCGATGTTGGCGCCATTCGCCCCGCCCAGCCCCAGGACCCCCGCCAGCTCCCCCTC
Proteins encoded in this window:
- a CDS encoding TAXI family TRAP transporter solute-binding subunit, translating into MKRAALAAAVLGFAWTGADAATRVTIVGAGKGAGAFRQAGAIAEAVNKESKTVNMTNQETGGFVANTRMLANGRVEFALTNGVFVDAIQRKQHPYDKERQAAKNLRGVGPVAGAWLQIAVLQDSGIKTVEDLKGKRISMGPKGSNTVYMQEIVFKTMGIYDSLRKDYLKWEDAATYMVDGKLDSFGIPNPIPGPALLQAAQSRPIRMLDIPEKALDAFMNISKAYYKTEADMSVYRGMEGKKIRTIAYSVYMLAHDKVPADVVYDVAKHFYAPKNRDFILNVYRPLRDGLDAAQNDKFIGVMKSFDLKLHPGAQRYWKERNYNVN
- a CDS encoding amidase, coding for MAGEAWRLTLSEGLRRLDEGTLTAAEWTRSLLERIEACEDRVKAWVQVDREGALAAARAADERRKAGGAHALAGAPVAFKDIIDVRGMLREANSPLYKGYVPKKDAAAAARLRAAGAVLLGKTVTTQFATSDPAETRNPWNPVHSPGGSSSGSAAAVAAGMAPAALGSQTGGSVLRPSTFCGVVGFKPTYGRIPRTGMVTVSWSLDHVGIICRAAEDAARLLTALAGPDAEDDGSLEAPAEDFAAASAPRKPGRVCFLKEDFLPRSSREVAEWTERGAARLKEKGVAVEEGRLPVDFDQLHAAHRIIMRVEAAAYHGRMFRENMDAYSPEIRHNISSGLMVPAVHYVQAQRLRARLAREMGRLLGRCDLVMFPSMVEAPPIREKSTGNALFQEPLTQAGLPAIALPLGRGEGNLPVGIQLGAGRLREAGLLSAARWCEAELGWRSEIAPA
- a CDS encoding TAXI family TRAP transporter solute-binding subunit — its product is MRTVRRCASMAAIALLAGMVLGPGAQAAMTQATIVGAGKGAGAFRQAGAIAEVVNKESKAVKMTNQETAGFVANTRMLANSRVEFALTNGVFVDSIQRKIAPFAKDKEATNLRGVGPMTSSWFQMAVLADGPIKSYMDLKGKRVSMGPKGSNTVYMTEVILETLGILGSVRKDYLKWDDAATYVVDGKLDAFGIPNPLPSPSILQAAQSRPVRILDLPDKVINKFISISKGYYKDTVDVSVYQGMEKKKIATVAYGVFLTAHDKVPAEVVYEVTRHFYDPKNRDFIVNAYKPLREALDNAKNDRFLANMKAFGLKLHPGAARYWKEKNFNVN
- a CDS encoding fdrA domain protein, giving the protein MSLESLMGGPLRVVNLGLELFAEELRAEGAEVVHVDWRPPAGGNPRLARLLEGLEELDRRED
- a CDS encoding NAD(P)-dependent oxidoreductase, which translates into the protein MKNMKTGVVGLGNMGGGIARNFAKARVPLVVWDISPAARRKFEGMKGVEVAAPGEMVKACDLIIFVVPSSKEVAQCLRGGKGILANGQPGTVLCDFTTSDPAATLKLARLAAKKGMAYLDAGMSGGATGAEAGTLTLMMGGDKKAFARIEKRLAPIASKLFLLGPAGSGHTLKLVHNLVTHSIFMATCEGCRMAERSGIRLQDVIEVFNVANARSYASQFRFPRHILSKKWDAKSRVYNLLKDLTMAVGMGKRLGADTSYGTVTRNFLQKAAALGMLEKDYSLLYRDFEKIRKNRSRRALKVS
- the fdrA gene encoding acyl-CoA synthetase FdrA yields the protein MALRSIVLPSFYQDSVALMRVAQALRGGEGVREAAALMGTPSNHGILAQAGLASVVIEKAGPNDLILAVLADSGSIAEEALAEAQELLFRRRAPAVPGTAASPRSLDAALRLLPGANLAAISVPGPFAKREAMRALRSGLNVFLFSDNVPVEAEVELKREALARGLLCMGPDCGTAYLNGTPVGFANVVPRGRVGIVAASGTGLQAVACRLAGLGEGISHGIGVGGRDLTARVGGAMTFLVLDLLKRDPRTEIIVLISKPPEAEVLAPLERALAEMGKPAVVCCLGAKPPAKSTARWVETLEDAAQAAAALLKRAPWAPRPFSDPEDVRSRLARLQGGARLGSLLGLYTGGTLAHEAHLLLEPLLGRIPYNEERGDSPHRIVDLGDDAYTVGKPHPMLDPGARAEWVRRAGGAGEAGVLLLDLVLGKAAHADPAKALSEAVRAARADAAKGGRVLHAVASVVGTERDPQGMAGQIRRLEEAGVEVLPSNAEACRLLALLLKPGLAGRMPEEAS
- a CDS encoding UbiX family flavin prenyltransferase yields the protein MKLVVGITGASGALYGVRFMEVLREAYPDVETHLVISKAGLRVLQHETGLDLKDLGAWASVVHPEGDIGARPASGSAGFDAMAVIPCSMKTLGQIAAGTGDNLVGRAADVILKEGRRLVLVPREMPLSAIHLENMLKLSRLGVMILPASPGFYFGPKTLDDLVNHVVGKTLDSLGLEQKLFERWKGQFPERRGGAVPERRAETN
- a CDS encoding FAD-dependent oxidoreductase; translated protein: MSIPVELHETDVLIAGGGAAGTLAAFECAEAGVRVIQATKGRATSGTTTVARGGFAAALAPGDSPELHLKEILEHGGELIDPGLARVWVYGIIDVVRDLASWGAEFIRDENERLDLKMFPTHSHPRALHHYDTTGNMVTKVLSRRLRGDARIAQHPHTAIVDLVTEGGRIAGAWGVDYSRGRLVTYAAREIILCTGGGSGLFFVNDNPPQVTGDGYVLGFRAGAPLLGIELIDFQAMCCAPEELFGFAPHPTGFINAGAIFRNRDGEAFLKRYFPETAEQSTRSEVILAMAQEIHAGRAGKTGGIFMDATRVPMEVIQKQIPHVYKTCLSRGIDITKTPLEVAPGSHTWLGGLQIDADGRTPVPGLWAAGETAGGIHGGNRIGGSALSAALVFGRRAGRAASAAARSGAGKAPGRIALPEAERAWVEELIDRREGPLQADVRLRCRMLAHEKLGPIRDARGCAEALEEYERIEREEMPRMRLADEAHASDKAQGQELESALSVRNLALLGRLLATASLRREESRGAHFRLDFPERDDARWRVVTRLERGPVGEIWFSTEPVKEHQPIA
- a CDS encoding Tm-1-like ATP-binding domain-containing protein: MPDPIVTVLATLDSKGEEARCACEALRRAGAVPRLVDTSCRPHAAPGDYLPAGRLAEEAGRRWEELAPMERGAAADVIVAGGRKVLSAWLREGELAGVLGLGGANGANIACGIMRALPPLLPKVMVSPVAATAAVQWFVAESDIAMFPSIGDFSLNRFTRAIIGSASLAAAAMARGWATRSGAAEKKIPLVGVSSFGGTAACVNRVEARLREAGFEVILFHASGPGGRALESLARLGELAGVVDVTTHEMTDLLVGGVYSAGEGRLRGAGEAGIPQVVVPGALDHANFWAGQVPEAYRGRAFFRYNPQNLLMRTNEEEFEALGRMVAERLNAAKGPFAVLIPKRGYSEHTKRAAHDLEGRPVGPWLQPEADAAFARSLRAHLKRGRAEELDLHINDPAFADACADAFLEMARAGAGAPAGGEGG